In Flavobacterium piscisymbiosum, the sequence TCCTGTTTCGTATTGGTTTCTAAAAGTGTGTTTATTCTGCAAATTTCATTTGCAACAATCAGGTTTTTAGACTTTAATTCAATCGACTTAAAATTAGTTTTAAGAGAATCTAAATTATCACTGGATTCAGCAATTTCGTCCAGAATCTGATAACGGATTTTTTTAGACCATACTTTTTCGAGATCTTCTTTTTTAAGGTAAAAAGCAAAGGATTTTTTATAAAACCTGATGGTGTCTTTTTTAGCATAATCCATCGGTTCTTTTTGAATTTTTTCTAGAACAGTTTTCGTTCTCAAAAGGCCCTTTTTATATACAGATGTAATATCGGCTAAAAAATCACAATGATCGCTCAGGATAAGGTCATCCAGATTGGTACGATATTTATCGGCTAATTCGTCATATTCAGATTTATAAAAGATGTTTCTCGAGGGATCTAATTCATTAATTAAATTATCAAAAACAAAAACCGATAAACTATCGTCTACCAGTTTTGGTCTAATATGTTCCTCCTGAATAAGTGCATTTATTTTGTTTAGTATTTCACAAGTGTTGTCGCTACTTTGACTAAATACAACATTGGTAAACAACATCAATACTAATAATATTTTTTTCATAAATCGAAAATCTTCGTTTAGACTAAAATTACACTTTATTTTTTGATAAAAAGTTACAATTTTTCTAAAATTTCTTACATCGTAACGATTTGTTTTTAATAGGCGATTTTCAAATCACTAAAAAAAATAGCCACGAATTCATGAATTATTTGATAGCGTTTAAATAAAAAATTCGTGAGTTCGTGCCAAAAAAAAATGCGCTACTTTTAAGTAACGCATTGCTGAAATTTTTATATTAAAAACTATTTCTTGTAAAAAGGTAATTTAACCACTTTAGCCGGAACATCATTTTTTCTGATTCTAATAAAAACATCGCTGTCAACCGCGCTATTGTTTACTGTAACATATCCTAAACCAATACCTTTATTCATAGAAGGCGACATTGTTCCCGAAGTTACAATACCAATTACTTCGCCAGCTGCATCAACAATTTCGTAATCATGTCTTGGCACCGCGCGTTCCTGCATTTCAAAAGCTACCAATTTTCTCGTAACACCAGCTTCTTTTTGTTTTTTCAAACCTTCAGAATTGGTAAAATCTTTAGTAAATTTAGTAATCCATCCCAATCCTGCTTCAAGCGGAGAAGTAGAGTCATTAATGTCATTTCCGTACAAACAGAAACCCATTTCAAGACGCAAAGTATCACGAGCCGCTAATCCAATTGGTTTAATACCAAAAGCTGCACCAGCCTCAAAAACTTTATTCCAGATCGCTTCAGCATCTTCATTTTTGCAGTAAATTTCAAATCCACCAGAACCGGTATAACCAGTTGCAGAGATAATTACATCATTAAAACCAGCAAAATCAGCCACTTCAAAATGGTAATAAGCAATCGCCGATAAATCTATAGAAGACAAAGGCTGCATAGCTTCAACCGCTTTTGGCCCCTGAATCGCTAATAAAGAGTAATCATCAGACAGGTTTTTCATATCAACACCCAAATCATTGTGCGATGAAATCCAGTTCCAGTCCTTGTCAATATTCGAAGCATTTACAACCAATAAATACTCTTCCTCTTTCATTTTATACACAATCAAATCATCTACGATTCCGCCTTCATTGTTTGGCAAACAAGAATATTGCGCTCTACCAATCGTCAAAGTCGAAGCATCATTCGAAGTTACTTTCTGAATCAAAGCCAAAGCATTTGGCCCCGTCAACAAAAATTCACCCATATGCGAAACGTCAAAAACGCCCACACCAGTACGAACCGTTTCGTGTTCAGCGTTAATTCCCTCATAAGTAATAGGCATATTATAACCCGCAAAAGGAAGCATTTTCGCTCCCAAACTCTCATGTATGTGCGTAAGCGCAGTATTTTTCATTGTGTTGTTTTATAAAATTGTGTCGCAAATTTATTCAAAAAATATATAAAAATGATAGTCTAAATTATAAATTTCGCAATAATTGGGAGCAATTCCAGCTTTTCGTTACAAGTCCTCATAAAAAAAGCAAAGTTTCTAATGTTCTAAAAAGAGCTTCCGTTGGTCGCTTTTTTAGAACAAGAAACTTTTGCTTTTTTTACTCCGGGCTTTTCACTGCAATCTGGGCTAGGACATTTCGATAATAAGAAACATTTTCTTCTTCAATTTTTATGTAACTTTAATTAACTAATTTAATCCATTGGTGTAAGCGTAAAAAAAATAATTAAACACATAGAAACATAGCTTTTATGATTTTGAAAAAGTAAATTAAAAAGAAACTCGTTTCTCACACATAGTCCCGATAGCTATCGGGATGTGTTAATGCAAGTAAAACGCCTTTTCTGAATTCAATCATGCTAATGTTTCTATGTGTTTAAAAAATATACTCAACGTGCTATTTATTAAATTAAGAAAGAGCGTACAGCAGCCAAATTAAAAATCCGTTTTTATCCGCGTTTTTACGAAGTAAATCCGTTTTATCCGCGTTAGAATTAACCTAAATTCATAGATAATTAAAATATTACAATAGATAAATAAGCTCAAATGAAAGATCCGCTTTTAATCACAAAAGAAGAAATTCTAAAATTCTACAAGCCCGTAAATCCTCATACACACAAAGGACTTCAGGGCCACGCAGTGATTATTGCCGGAAGTTACGGCAAAATAGGAGCGGCAGTTTTAGCATCAAAATCCTGCCTAAAATCCGGTTGCGGACTCGTAACTACTTTTACACCAAAATGTGGCTATCAAATCCTTCAAATCTCAATTCCCGAAGTGATGGTTGTCACCGATGAAAATGCCAATTTTATCACCAATATTCATTTTCCTATTCAGCCACAAGCCATCGCAATTGGCCCCGGAATAGGGAAGGAGCTGGGCACACAAAAAGCCTTATTCGAATTTTTAAGAATCAACAAAGTACCTTTGGTACTCGATGCCGATGCGTTAAACATCCTCGCCGAGAATCAATCCTGGTTAGCATTAGTTCCCGAAAACACAATTCTTACACCACATCCAAAAGAACTCGAACGCTTAATAGGCAAATGGAATTCAGAATCCGAAAAATTTCAAAAAACAATCGCTTTCTCCGAAAAATACAAAGTGATTATCGTCATGAAAGGCGCACCAACCTACATCATCAATAAAACCGAAATCTACGAAAATACAACAGGAAATGCAGCCTTAGCCACCGCAGGAAGCGGCGACACCCTAACCGGAATCATAACAAGTTTTGTAGCGCAAGGTTACGAACCCAGATATGCCGTAAAATTGGGCGTTTATCTTCATGGCCTAACAGCCGATATTGCTTTGCCACAAACAGGATATCAATCTTTTATAGCATCAGATATTATTGAGAATCTTGGTAAAGCATTTTTGAGCTTGGAAACTTAAAAAATTAACCGCAAACGACGCTAAGGTTTATGCAAGGTTCGCAAAGATTTTTTGTTGTAGCTTGTTGCATTAAGCTTGTCAGGCTGAGCGAAGTCGAAGCCCACGTTCCAATTGGCAAGTCCTTCGACTTCGCTCAGGATGACATAAAATGAGAATAAATCTGCAAAATCTGTATGAACAAGAAAAAAATCTAAAATCTACCTTCTACAATCTAAAATCAAAAAAACGTAAGTTTGTAATATCAAAGATTAGAAACTTAGCAACTCAGTTTCTTAGCATCTTTGAATCTTAAAAAAAATGAAAAACAATTTCGATCTTAGAACGGTAAACGTTACCCGATATATAACGCCTTTGCGCGAAGGCGGTTCTTTACCCGCTTTGGCAGAAGCCGATGACGATTTTAAATACGTCCTAAAATTTAGAGGAGCCGGTCACGGCGTAAAAGCCCTAATAGCCGAATTAGTAGGCGGACAAATCGCAAAAGCCCTTAAATTACAATTACCCGAATTGGTTTTTGCTAATCTCGACGAAGCCTTTGGCAGAAACGAAGGCGATGAAGAAATTCAGGATTTACTACAAGGAAGCCAGGGATTAAATCTGGCACTTCATTTTTTATCCGGTGCTATTACTTTCGATCCTGTTGTAACAACTGTAGACCCAAAACTAGCGTCGCAAATTGTTTGGCTTGATGCTTATATTACCAATGTCGATCGTACATTCAGAAATACCAATATGCTGATTTGGCATAAAGAATTATGGCTTATTGATCACGGTGCATGTTTGTATTTTCATCATTCCTGGAACAATTGGGAACAACACGCCAAAAGCCCTTTTGCATTGATAAAAGATCATGTTTTATTGCCACAAGCCTCACTTCTAAAAGAAGTTGACGCCGAATATAAAGCACTTTTAACACCCGAAATTCTGGTAGATATTGTAAATACAATTCCAGAAGAGTGGCTGCAATGGGAAGACACAGATGAAACTCCCGAAGCTTTGCGAAATGTATATTTACAGTTTTTGCAAACCAGATTAAATAATTCCGAAATCTTTGTAAATCAGGCTCAAAATGCAAGATAGTCACTTATATGAGTATGCCGTAATTCGTGTTGTGCCAAGAGTAGAGCGCGAAGAATTCC encodes:
- a CDS encoding NAD(P)H-hydrate dehydratase yields the protein MKDPLLITKEEILKFYKPVNPHTHKGLQGHAVIIAGSYGKIGAAVLASKSCLKSGCGLVTTFTPKCGYQILQISIPEVMVVTDENANFITNIHFPIQPQAIAIGPGIGKELGTQKALFEFLRINKVPLVLDADALNILAENQSWLALVPENTILTPHPKELERLIGKWNSESEKFQKTIAFSEKYKVIIVMKGAPTYIINKTEIYENTTGNAALATAGSGDTLTGIITSFVAQGYEPRYAVKLGVYLHGLTADIALPQTGYQSFIASDIIENLGKAFLSLET
- a CDS encoding HipA family kinase; the encoded protein is MKNNFDLRTVNVTRYITPLREGGSLPALAEADDDFKYVLKFRGAGHGVKALIAELVGGQIAKALKLQLPELVFANLDEAFGRNEGDEEIQDLLQGSQGLNLALHFLSGAITFDPVVTTVDPKLASQIVWLDAYITNVDRTFRNTNMLIWHKELWLIDHGACLYFHHSWNNWEQHAKSPFALIKDHVLLPQASLLKEVDAEYKALLTPEILVDIVNTIPEEWLQWEDTDETPEALRNVYLQFLQTRLNNSEIFVNQAQNAR
- the gcvT gene encoding glycine cleavage system aminomethyltransferase GcvT encodes the protein MKNTALTHIHESLGAKMLPFAGYNMPITYEGINAEHETVRTGVGVFDVSHMGEFLLTGPNALALIQKVTSNDASTLTIGRAQYSCLPNNEGGIVDDLIVYKMKEEEYLLVVNASNIDKDWNWISSHNDLGVDMKNLSDDYSLLAIQGPKAVEAMQPLSSIDLSAIAYYHFEVADFAGFNDVIISATGYTGSGGFEIYCKNEDAEAIWNKVFEAGAAFGIKPIGLAARDTLRLEMGFCLYGNDINDSTSPLEAGLGWITKFTKDFTNSEGLKKQKEAGVTRKLVAFEMQERAVPRHDYEIVDAAGEVIGIVTSGTMSPSMNKGIGLGYVTVNNSAVDSDVFIRIRKNDVPAKVVKLPFYKK